From a region of the Primulina eburnea isolate SZY01 chromosome 7, ASM2296580v1, whole genome shotgun sequence genome:
- the LOC140837201 gene encoding D-aminoacyl-tRNA deacylase, producing the protein MVSLVVATTSDPASINPAKALLTMPGWQPGPTLEGGIRSFKCGDCVRILEHDKSIIVEDDLDLRWEAATGETVDEIMFLSKHVAASNRPALTIHPIGVPHMKEGDVLPQGGRPGWAAPPSPRMGPWLILLKKIAESHNLLPEFEITFEATHHGPISTRPTMFIEIGSTEEYWGRQDAARVVALLIWEGLGLEEHAPVGTWSSKNEKNKVLLGIGGGHYVPRHMDVILKERVWVGHLLSGYSLPMEDPGQSNAKTTAESIGGTWKEAIKVAFNATKAAFPGGEILAHLDHKSFKSWQKNAIVDFLGKQSIKIGKPADFH; encoded by the exons ATGGTGAGTTTAGTGGTGGCGACCACCTCCGATCCCGCGTCGATCAACCCAGCCAAAGCCCTGTTGACCATGCCGGGGTGGCAGCCGGGACCCACCTTGGAGGGTGGCATTAGGAGCTTCAAGTGTGGCGATTGCGTGCGAATACTGGAGCACGACAAGAGCATAATAGTGGAGGATGATCTGGATCTAAGGTGGGAGGCCGCCACCGGAGAGACGGTGGATGAAATCATGTTTCTCTCCAAACACGTCGCCGCTTCCAACCGCCCCGCCCTCACCATCCACCCTATAG GAGTACCACATATGAAGGAAGGGGATGTTCTACCGCAAGGAGGAAGACCTGGATGGGCAGCGCCGCCATCTCCACGAATGGGACCTTGGCTGATTCTCTTGAAGAAGATTGCTGAATCCCATAATTTGTTACCTGAATTTGAG ATAACATTCGAGGCAACTCATCACGGGCCTATTTCAACTAGGCCAACCATGTTTATCGAGATCG GTAGCACAGAGGAGTACTGGGGAAGACAGGATGCTGCTCGTGTTGTGGCTCTA TTAATTTGGGAAGGACTAGGTCTTGAAGAACATGCTCCTGTTGGAACTTGGAGCAG TAAAAATGAAAAGAATAAAGTACTGCTTGGGATTGGAGGAGGGCATTATGTACCGCGGCACATGGATGTAATACT GAAGGAGAGAGTTTGGGTCGGCCATCTTCTTTCTGGATATTCATTGCCAATGGAAGATCCGGGACAGTCAAATGCAAAAACAACTGCTGAAAGTATTGGAGGGACATGGAAAGAAGCCATTAAAGTTGCTTTTAATGCTACTAAAGCAGCTTTCCCCGGAGGAGAAATTCTAGCTCACCTTGATCACAA GAGTTTCAAGAGTTGGCAAAAGAATGCCATTGTAGATTTTCTTGGTAAACAGAGTATAAAAATTGGGAAACCAGCTGACTTCCATTGA
- the LOC140836125 gene encoding uncharacterized protein isoform X2, whose product MFASQLLRILQTMPNDVKYETRAFDPDERSSSVKGSRSSRFYDSESFGRKADTVSFENREMYRKQEFEENCGNEHWSAKSVNGFSKDHEGGTKDFPRKEDQHGLLYHLSGENGDSDSLSSETKDEDKSWRSREFECSLMVEKSEHHNEDDVQDSGHILISASSFLDPYPDSDGDKIKLDFDLPELEVCYKETNYHIVKDACADEIMPVEDNILIENDNCEHREDLEVRVGEEPVISDGSTDSFLENTKRVTADESGSKEETKDVLIEEGKPKSLADSSLEKDTAKDHDADDSIQTDKNVNGALGEETFVVSSLPIQEFGTRSFLRSFLNSLDIEENTIVQPRNDKQVLFGESVSESFAVSSAEQKEEIQARSMLYRSRVERRSITFNFNSPLPVIPGDVIESQGLHEHENLWETSKYSTGNIPDRSLDAYYSNSSSTSPVHYFINEDSSYEKCQETSTDKQDTRSVDLSTDDQVQIFSNKIPSPPNNEGQEIELHFPKHERGNSDNVSVVSQIHYDEADSSHSAASFVMFSGPIAYSGSLSLRSDGSATSTRSFAFPVLQSEGNRSPVRMENTDLRHYQKHKYWRSGLLCCRF is encoded by the exons ATGTTTGCTTCACAGCTTTTGAGAATTCTCCAAACTATGCCGAATGATGTGAAATATGAAACCCG GGCGTTTGATCCGGATGAACGAAGCTCGAGTGTGAAGGGAAGCCGGAGTTCGAGGTTTTATGATTCTGAAAGTTTTGGGAGGAAGGCTGACACTGTTTCCTTTGAGAACAGAGAGATGTACCGGAAACAAGAGTTTGAGGAAAATTGCGGTAATGAGCACTGGAGTGCTAAATCTGTGAATGGCTTTTCAAAAGATCATGAAGGTGGAACTAAAGATTTTCCAAGAAAGGAGGATCAGCATGGGCTGTTGTATCATCTAAGCGGTGAAAATGGAGATTCAGATTCGCTATCCTCCGAAACAAAAGATGAAGACAAGTCCTGGAGAAGTAGGGAGTTCGAATGCTCGCTGATGGTTGAAAAATCGGAACACCATAACGAGGATGACGTCCAAGATTCTGGGCATATATTAATCTCAGCTTCAAGTTTCCTGGATCCATATCCGGATTCAGATGGTGATAAAATAAAGCTGGATTTTGATTTGCCTGAGTTAGAAGTTTGCTATAAAGAGACTAATTATCACATTGTGAAGGACGCTTGTGCTGATGAAATCATGCCTGTGGAGGACAATATTTTGATTGAAAATGATAACTGTGAGCACCGTGAGGATCTAGAGGTGCGTGTGGGTGAGGAACCCGTTATTTCGGATGGATCAACCGATTCCTTTCTGGAAAACACGAAAAGGGTCACTGCGGATGAATCTGGGAGCAAAGAAGAAACAAAAGACGTATTAATTGAAGAAGGCAAGCCTAAATCACTTGCAGACAGTTCTTTGGAAAAGGATACTGCTAAGGATCATGATGCAGACGACTCGATACAGACAGATAAGAATGTGAACGGTGCTTTAGGGGAGGAAACTTTCGTTGTCAGCTCCCTTCCAATTCAAGAATTTGGTACTCGGAGTTTCCTCAGATCTTTCCTCAACTCCCTGGACATTGAGGAGAACACCATTGTTCAACCTCGTAATGATAAGCAGGTTTTGTTCGGAGAATCGGTGTCTGAAAGTTTTGCTGTTTCATCTGCAGAACAGAAGGAAGAAATCCAAGCTAGAAGCATGTTATACAGGAGTAGGGTGGAACGCAGAAGCATCACGTTTAATTTCAATTCTCCCCTACCGGTGATACCTGGCGACGTGATCGAGTCGCAGGGTTTGCATGAGCATGAAAATCTTTGGGAAACTAGTAAATACAGTACCGGAAACATCCCTGACCGATCGCTAGATGCATATTACAGTAACTCTTCTTCCACCAGCCCCGTGCATTACTTTATCAACGAGGATTCAAGTTATGAAAAATGTCAGGAAACATCCACTGACAAACAAGATACAAGATCTGTTGATCTTTCTACCGATGACCAAGTTCAGATATTCAGCAACAAAATTCCAAGTCCACCAAATAACGAAGGGCAAGAAATCGAGTTACACTTTCCAAAGCACGAGCGTGGGAACTCTGATAATGTATCAGTTGTTAGCCAAATACATTATGATGAAGCAGATTCGAGCCATTCCGCAGCCAGTTTTGTTATGTTCTCAGGGCCCATAGCGTATTCTGGGAGTTTATCTCTTCGATCTGATGGAAGTGCGACCAGCACCAGATCTTTTGCTTTCCCTGT ATTACAATCTGAAGGGAATCGGAGTCCAGTGAGGATGGAAAACACAGATTTGAGACATTATCAGAAACACAAATATTGGAGATCAGGCCTTCTTTGCTGCAGATTCTAA
- the LOC140836125 gene encoding uncharacterized protein isoform X1, with translation MFASQLLRILQTMPNDVKYETRDRAFDPDERSSSVKGSRSSRFYDSESFGRKADTVSFENREMYRKQEFEENCGNEHWSAKSVNGFSKDHEGGTKDFPRKEDQHGLLYHLSGENGDSDSLSSETKDEDKSWRSREFECSLMVEKSEHHNEDDVQDSGHILISASSFLDPYPDSDGDKIKLDFDLPELEVCYKETNYHIVKDACADEIMPVEDNILIENDNCEHREDLEVRVGEEPVISDGSTDSFLENTKRVTADESGSKEETKDVLIEEGKPKSLADSSLEKDTAKDHDADDSIQTDKNVNGALGEETFVVSSLPIQEFGTRSFLRSFLNSLDIEENTIVQPRNDKQVLFGESVSESFAVSSAEQKEEIQARSMLYRSRVERRSITFNFNSPLPVIPGDVIESQGLHEHENLWETSKYSTGNIPDRSLDAYYSNSSSTSPVHYFINEDSSYEKCQETSTDKQDTRSVDLSTDDQVQIFSNKIPSPPNNEGQEIELHFPKHERGNSDNVSVVSQIHYDEADSSHSAASFVMFSGPIAYSGSLSLRSDGSATSTRSFAFPVLQSEGNRSPVRMENTDLRHYQKHKYWRSGLLCCRF, from the exons ATGTTTGCTTCACAGCTTTTGAGAATTCTCCAAACTATGCCGAATGATGTGAAATATGAAACCCG TGACAGGGCGTTTGATCCGGATGAACGAAGCTCGAGTGTGAAGGGAAGCCGGAGTTCGAGGTTTTATGATTCTGAAAGTTTTGGGAGGAAGGCTGACACTGTTTCCTTTGAGAACAGAGAGATGTACCGGAAACAAGAGTTTGAGGAAAATTGCGGTAATGAGCACTGGAGTGCTAAATCTGTGAATGGCTTTTCAAAAGATCATGAAGGTGGAACTAAAGATTTTCCAAGAAAGGAGGATCAGCATGGGCTGTTGTATCATCTAAGCGGTGAAAATGGAGATTCAGATTCGCTATCCTCCGAAACAAAAGATGAAGACAAGTCCTGGAGAAGTAGGGAGTTCGAATGCTCGCTGATGGTTGAAAAATCGGAACACCATAACGAGGATGACGTCCAAGATTCTGGGCATATATTAATCTCAGCTTCAAGTTTCCTGGATCCATATCCGGATTCAGATGGTGATAAAATAAAGCTGGATTTTGATTTGCCTGAGTTAGAAGTTTGCTATAAAGAGACTAATTATCACATTGTGAAGGACGCTTGTGCTGATGAAATCATGCCTGTGGAGGACAATATTTTGATTGAAAATGATAACTGTGAGCACCGTGAGGATCTAGAGGTGCGTGTGGGTGAGGAACCCGTTATTTCGGATGGATCAACCGATTCCTTTCTGGAAAACACGAAAAGGGTCACTGCGGATGAATCTGGGAGCAAAGAAGAAACAAAAGACGTATTAATTGAAGAAGGCAAGCCTAAATCACTTGCAGACAGTTCTTTGGAAAAGGATACTGCTAAGGATCATGATGCAGACGACTCGATACAGACAGATAAGAATGTGAACGGTGCTTTAGGGGAGGAAACTTTCGTTGTCAGCTCCCTTCCAATTCAAGAATTTGGTACTCGGAGTTTCCTCAGATCTTTCCTCAACTCCCTGGACATTGAGGAGAACACCATTGTTCAACCTCGTAATGATAAGCAGGTTTTGTTCGGAGAATCGGTGTCTGAAAGTTTTGCTGTTTCATCTGCAGAACAGAAGGAAGAAATCCAAGCTAGAAGCATGTTATACAGGAGTAGGGTGGAACGCAGAAGCATCACGTTTAATTTCAATTCTCCCCTACCGGTGATACCTGGCGACGTGATCGAGTCGCAGGGTTTGCATGAGCATGAAAATCTTTGGGAAACTAGTAAATACAGTACCGGAAACATCCCTGACCGATCGCTAGATGCATATTACAGTAACTCTTCTTCCACCAGCCCCGTGCATTACTTTATCAACGAGGATTCAAGTTATGAAAAATGTCAGGAAACATCCACTGACAAACAAGATACAAGATCTGTTGATCTTTCTACCGATGACCAAGTTCAGATATTCAGCAACAAAATTCCAAGTCCACCAAATAACGAAGGGCAAGAAATCGAGTTACACTTTCCAAAGCACGAGCGTGGGAACTCTGATAATGTATCAGTTGTTAGCCAAATACATTATGATGAAGCAGATTCGAGCCATTCCGCAGCCAGTTTTGTTATGTTCTCAGGGCCCATAGCGTATTCTGGGAGTTTATCTCTTCGATCTGATGGAAGTGCGACCAGCACCAGATCTTTTGCTTTCCCTGT ATTACAATCTGAAGGGAATCGGAGTCCAGTGAGGATGGAAAACACAGATTTGAGACATTATCAGAAACACAAATATTGGAGATCAGGCCTTCTTTGCTGCAGATTCTAA
- the LOC140836127 gene encoding uncharacterized protein: MELPTFFAAFCVALLAVMVVPCASDEVHKRLALGQAHHFMFAAMPLFPRKLKLNEEQIMGVKGFANQAFMPHNKLKEAPSGTIFGKREERVKVPRSENLSTMDYNWVRSRLPIHN; this comes from the exons ATGGAACTGCCAACCTTCTTTGCTGCGTTTTGTGTGGCTCTCCTAGCAGTTATGGTCGTACCTTGCGCTTCAGATGAAGTACACAAGCGACTAGCTCTAGGACAAG CTCATCATTTCATGTTTGCTGCTATGCCTTTGTTTCCAAGGAAGCTCAAATTAAATGAAGAGCAGATAATGGGA GTGAAAGGGTTTGCTAATCAAGCTTTTATGCCACACAACAAGCTGAAGGAAGCTCCATCAG GTACGATATTTGGTAAAAGAGAAGAAAGAGTGAAAGTGCCTAGATCAGAAAACTTGAGCACAATGGACTATAACTGGGTTAGAAGCAGACTCCCTATACACAACTAG
- the LOC140837202 gene encoding 8-hydroxygeraniol dehydrogenase-like, whose product MAKSPEIEHPVKAVGWASNDTSGVLAPFKFSRRATGEHDVQFKVLYCGVCHSDLHMVKNEWGFSLYPIIPGHEIVGIVTEVGKKVEKFKVGDKVGVGCLVGSCRQCDQCAIDLENYCPKQILTYSMPYFDGTVTYGGYSNIMVADEHFVIRWPENLPLDIGAPLLCAGITTYSPLRYFGLDKPGLKVGIVGLGGLGHLAVKFAKAFGTHVTVISTSINKKKEAIESLGADEFLVSRDPEQMQAAMGTLDGILDTVSATHPLVPLITLLKPNGKLILVGAPEKPLEFLAFPLLQGRKTISGSAIGGLKETQEMIDFAAKNNILPEVEMINIDYINTAMERLLKSDVKYRFVIDIENSLKAE is encoded by the exons ATGGCGAAATCACCGGAAATAGAGCACCCAGTGAAGGCTGTTGGATGGGCTTCAAATGACACTTCTGGGGTCTTAGCTCCTTTCAAGTTCTCCAGAAG GGCTACTGGAGAGCATGATGTGCAGTTCAAAGTTCTGTATTGTGGCGTGTGCCATTCTGATCTTCATATGGTCAAGAACGAGTGGGGATTTTCTCTATATCCTATCATTCCTGG GCATGAGATTGTGGGGATAGTTACTGAGGTAGGTAAAAAGGTGGAGAAATTCAAGGTCGGAGACAAAGTAGGCGTAGGTTGCTTGGTCGGATCATGCCGCCAATGTGATCAGTGTGCTATCGATCTCGAAAATTACTGTCCCAAACAAATACTCACATATAGTATGCCTTACTTTGATGGGACCGTTACATATGGAGGTTATTCTAATATCATGGTTGCTGACGAGCATTTCGTCATTCGTTGGCCTGAGAATCTACCTCTTGATATCGGTGCTCCTCTCTTATGTGCTGGGATCACGACTTACAGCCCGTTAAGATACTTCGGACTTGACAAGCCGGGGTTGAAAGTTGGTATAGTTGGTCTTGGTGGCCTAGGCCATTTAGCCGTGAAGTTTGCTAAGGCTTTCGGGACTCATGTGACGGTCATCAGTACGTCAATTAATAAAAAGAAGGAAGCTATTGAAAGTCTTGGTGCAGATGAGTTTTTAGTTAGCCGTGATCCTGAGCAGATGCAg GCTGCAATGGGAACGTTGGATGGAATCCTTGATACGGTGTCCGCAACTCATCCCCTAGTACCGTTGATAACTTTGTTAAAGCCCAATGGGAAGCTTATCTTGGTTGGTGCTCCAGAAAAGCCACTTGAGTTTCTCGCCTTTCCCCTGCTTCAAG gGAGGAAGACAATATCCGGAAGTGCAATCGGAGGACTGAAAGAAACTCAAGAGATGATTGATTTTGCAGCAAAGAACAATATACTACCAGAGGTGGAGATGATCAATATAGATTACATAAACACGGCTATGGAGCGTCTCCTGAAATCTGATGTGAAGTATCGGTTCGTCATTGACATTGAAAATTCGTTGAAAGCTGAATAA
- the LOC140837203 gene encoding LOW QUALITY PROTEIN: WPP domain-interacting tail-anchored protein 2-like (The sequence of the model RefSeq protein was modified relative to this genomic sequence to represent the inferred CDS: deleted 4 bases in 3 codons), whose translation MNIVTMAANDSAASASDIADPDMQKFWHEGLPYNSKEAGELQNALKVSSEVDMTLAYSSDKLATLENLLLHVLVGENDIGMIDTEDDEISAEMIEKTFTFDLLTAILNLELRELDNLMCGLQDLIVDSLHKISSSGQSVDLVTGMVSKLHDSEEIVKRSQERVLEMKIQLAKLQMSSISFKPNGWKSDVIMGAKEEFQQSSAEWKPQIQTVEQRRIFKMLEKSLMGEQELEKELIKSKQNEEDLNLKTRLIEQVSVCMEEAAEVAWGRFLEADNTAEVLMGIAKEMLGKLQILQLNLGNSIKREEETKLKLQDCINQLNSKEISIQRLDSNVATLLADNAEATRLRNRVKILEGKLDEAESRLKERDLSNEMSQQKLKEMEDEIESLKESIYDSETQAGKGEEKITHLTQTNLELSEELDFLKGSSDSNTKKASLFEKQVLELDLQLQHARLSSEASLEQQNNLYNAIWDMEILIDDLKQKVSKAESKAESTEERCIELSVTNSKLNEELDFLRSRIESMESCSNQENAETKARAKDINIKANFIMDTVVQLAVERERIQKQLTSLTKENEMLRANIWNNQKHEPELTKSCNDKGFLSSQVDLVDGESSIASTVTVTELSSNKFQEDKSFNDVSVTSTTSIHWNETSSTNSAKPRAGLILNSEADGTSSTGNSRRTLLFIAALIVLLSVFAAQFFRQKLATFVLIEN comes from the exons ATGAACATTGTGACAATGGCGGCAAATGACTCTGCTGCTAGTGCTTCTGATATTGCAGATCCAGACATGCAAAAGTTTTGGCACGAAGGTCTACCATACAACTCGAAGGAGGCTGGCGAGCTACAAAATGCCTTGAAAGTGTCTTCTGAAGTGGATATGACTTTGGCCTACTCTTCTGACAAGTTGGCCACTTTGGAAAATCTTTTATTGCACGTCTTGGTGGGGGAGAATGATATTGGCATGATTGATACTGAAGATGATGAAATTTCGGCAGAAATGATTGAGAAAACTTTTACATTTGATTTACTGACTGCTATATTAAATCTCGAGTTGCGAGAACTGGACAATCTTATGTGTGGTCTTCAAGATCTAATAGTCGACTCCCTACATAAGATATCTTCTTCAGGGCAATCAGTGGATTTAGTTACTGGGATGGTAAGCAAATTGCATGATTCGGAAGAAATAGTAAAACGGTCACAAGAACGGGTTTTGGAGATGAAGATTCAATTGGCCAAGTTGCAG ATGTCCTCAATCTCATTTAAACCAAATGGAT GGAAATCCGATGTTATTATGGGTGCAAAAGAAGAATTTCAACAATCAAGCGCAGAGTGGAAACCACAaatacagacagttgaacaaagACGCATCTTCAAAATGCTCGAAAAATCTCTAATGGGAGAGCAGGAACTTGAGAAAGAgttaataaaatctaaacaaaatGAAGAAGACCTTAATTTGAAGACGCGATTGATAGAACAAGTATCAGTTTGCATGGAAGAGGCAGCAGAGGTTGCTTGGGGGAGATTTTTGGAGGCAGATAATACAGCCGAGGTGTTGATGGGAATTGCGAAAGAAATGCTAGGAAAACTTCAGATTCTTCAATTGAATCTTGGCAATTCTATCAAGAGAGAAGAAGAAACGAAATTGAAACTCCAAGATTGCATAAATCAGTTAAATTCaaaagaaatttcaatccaaagACTCGATAGCAATGTAGCCACTCTCCTTGCTGATAATGCTGAGGCGACGCGTCTTAGAAACAGAGTTAAAATTCTTGAAGGAAAACTTGATGAAGCTGAA TCCCGGCTTAAGGAGAGGGATTTATCCAATGAAATGAGTCAACAGAAACTTAAAGAAATGGAGGACGAAATCGAGTCTCTAAAAGAAAGCATATATGATTCAGAAACTCAGGCTGGGAAGGGCGAA GAGAAAATAACACATTTAACACAAACAAATCTGGAACTTTCAGAAGAATTGGACTTTCTCAAAGGTAGTAGTGACAGCAACACTAAAAAAGCGAGTTTATTTGAGAAGCAAGTATTGGAATTAGATCTCCAGCTGCAGCATGCGAGGTTATCTTCAGAAGCAAGCCTAGAACAGCAGAACAATTTGTATAATGCAATATGGGATATGGAAATATTAATTGATGATCTGAAACAAAAGGTGTCGAAAGCTGAAAGTAAGGCCGAGAGCACGGAAGAACGATGTATTGAGTTGTCTGTCacaaattcaaaacttaatgaAGAACTTGATTTTCTGAGATCCCGGATCGAATCCATGGAGTCATGTTCGAACCAAGAAAATGCTGAAACAAAAGCAAGAGCAAAGGACATTAACATCAAAGCCAATTTTATAATGGATACAGTCGTGCAACTAGCTGTGGAGAGGGAACGTATACAGAAACAG TTGACCTCTTTGACCAAGGAAAACGAAATGTTGAGAGCAAATATATGGAATAATCAGAAGCACGAACCTGAACTGACCAAGAGCTGTAATGACAAAGGGTTCCTATCATCCCAGGTAGATTTAGTGGATGGAGAATCTTCAATAGCTTCAACAGTTACAGTCACTGAGCTCTCATCCAACAAATTCCAG GAAGACAAATCATTCAATGATGTCTCGGTTACCAGTACCACTTCTATACATTGGAATGAAACGAGTTCAACCAATTCCGCAAAGCCCAGAGCAGGTTTGATTCTAAACTCAGAAGCTGATGGCACGTCATCGACTGGAAATTCCCGGAGAACTCTTTTGTTCATTGCTGCTCTTATTGTGTTGCTCTCAGTTTTTGCAGCACAATTTTTTCGACAGAAACTTGCCACCTTTGTACTGATTGAAAATTAA
- the LOC140837204 gene encoding S-adenosylmethionine decarboxylase proenzyme, with product MALPVSAIGFEGFEKRLEITFFEPSIFADPEGMGLRVLAKPQLDEILGPAECTIVASLSNEYVDSYVLSESSLFVYAYKIIIKTCGTTKLLLSIPPILKLAKSLSLSIKTVRYTRGSFIFPGAQSYPHRNFSEEVAVLDGYFASLGSGRGKAYVMGGSDKRKKWHVYSACASSAEYFNPVYTLEMCMTGLDKEKASVFYKKESSSATLVTYESGIRNILPESNICDFEFDPCGYSMNSIEGAAISTIHVTPEDGFSYASFEASGYDFKAVNLGPLIGRVLSCFEPKEFSISLHADIGSRPMPQAFMLDLKGYLHDGKSQENLGAAGLIIYQKFVKTEFCGSPRSTLKCCGEEDGDEEEKE from the coding sequence ATGGCTCTACCTGTCTCTGCTATTGGTTTCGAAGGCTTTGAAAAGAGGCTTGAAATCACCTTTTTTGAGCCTAGCATCTTTGCTGACCCTGAAGGAATGGGTCTTCGTGTTCTTGCCAAACCACAGTTGGATGAGATTTTGGGACCTGCTGAATGCACCATAGTTGCTTCTCTGTCGAATGAGTATGTTGACTCATATGTTCTCTCTGAGTCTAGCCTCTTTGTGTATGCTTACAAAATCATCATAAAAACTTGTGGGACGACAAAATTGCTTCTATCAATCCCTCCCATTCTGAAATTGGCTAAATCCCTCTCCCTTTCCATTAAAACTGTAAGGTATACCCGTGGAAGCTTCATTTTCCCCGGGGCTCAGTCATATCCTCATCGCAACTTTTCTGAAGAAGTAGCTGTCCTAGATGGCTATTTTGCGAGTCTTGGTTCTGGAAGGGGCAAAGCTTATGTTATGGGCGGTTCAGACAAACGAAAGAAATGGCATGTTTATTCTGCGTGTGCAAGCTCTGCTGAGTATTTTAACCCTGTTTACACTCTAGAGATGTGTATGACTGGCTTGGACAAGGAGAAAGCATCTGTTTTCTATAAGAAAGAATCTAGCTCCGCAACTCTGGTGACTTACGAGTCAGGCATAAGAAACATTCTCCCTGAATCAAACATATGTGACTTCGAGTTTGATCCATGTGGTTATTCCATGAACTCCATTGAAGGAGCTGCAATCTCTACTATCCATGTTACCCCAGAAGACGGATTTAGCTACGCCAGCTTTGAAGCATCTGGGTATGATTTTAAGGCTGTGAATCTTGGCCCGCTGATTGGGAGGGTTTTGTCTTGTTTCGAGCCTAAGGAGTTTTCCATATCTTTGCATGCTGATATTGGTTCTAGGCCAATGCCTCAAGCTTTCATGCTTGATCTGAAAGGTTACTTGCACGACGGGAAAAGCCAAGAAAATTTAGGAGCCGCTGGATTAATAATCTACCAGAAGTTTGTGAAGACTGAATTCTGCGGTTCTCCTAGATCGACACTGAAATGTTGTGGAGAAGAGGACGGTGATGAAGAAGAAAAGGAGTAG